In Spirosoma sp. KUDC1026, the sequence CTGAAATACATCCTTCGCAAGACGAAGCTGCTGAACAGCAATCGCAACGAGAATGACGCCGAACACAGCTGGCATCTGGCCTTGATGGCTCTTGTTCTGGTTGATCACGCGAATTTTCCGGTCGATCTGCTCAAGGTCATCAAGATGCTGCTGATTCATGATATTGTCGAAATAGACGCGGGCGACACGTTTATTTATGACACGCAGAAGAATCATACCAATACGGTTGAAGAGCGGAAAGCCGCTCAACGAATCTTTGGCCTACTGCCCGATGAGCAGGCCGCGGACTTAATCGCCATCTGGGAAGAGTTTGAGGAGAACCAGACCAACGAAGCTAAGTTTGCCCGGGCTATGGACCGGCTCGAACCCCTGTTGCAGAACACGTCGAACAATGGCGGGACCTGGGCCGAATTCGACGTAAAGTATGAGCAGGTGTATTCCCGGAAACAGGTTATCCAGCAGGGGTCTGACCGGATCTGGCAGTACGCAGATCAACTGCTCAATGACAGTGTTGAGAAAGGAATCTTAAAAAAATAAGTAATCCGACAGCCCGGAAAGCGGCTGCTGATTAACTAGGCCTAGTAACAGCAGGCTACCGAATAACAGAGCCTCAACGATACGTTGTGTCAGCCCTCTGATAGGAATGCCAGGAACAGACAGGAGAACCGCCCCGGTGACTACTACGCCCGCTGCCAGCGAAAACAGGCTGTAACCGGCAATGGTGGGACCGGGGCTCAACTGGCTTAGCCAGTAAGCTCCACCGAGGTATTCAATGCCCCCGCCCAGGTTGTGCAGCTGCTGCCGCCCGCTGCCCGACGCAGGCGAACCAACATCGCAGGGGAACAGGGCCGCTATGACGTAACCCGCACCAACGCAGGTTGCCAGACCAGTCGTAGTTTTATCTTCCGTCAGCCAGGCTGCCAGCCACAAAAGTAACCCCACGGGCAGAAACAGGCCATAACTTACCGGCCGTGTAAGGGGAGTACCTATCTCTCCCAGTTCACTGATGGTGTCCCGCCAATGGCTGTACCCCGGTTTTCGTGAATTAGCATACAGCATGCCGACTACAAGCCATAACGTACTGACAAGGATAAAGAAAAACGGCATGAGCGATGAGCACCTGGTTGCGAAAGAGTCGGCTCAAAAGTGGGGCTCAATGCCGAGTAGCGGGTGGCTTTTTTGATAAAAGGCCGTAGGAACTGACAGCAAGCGGAAGAGCCTGACTACCAGGGGCAGAAAACAAAAAAGGCTGGTCGTAATGCGACCAGCCTTTCCGGTGTTGAATACAACCTGAATTGAAAAAGCAATTTTGGTAACCCGCGCTCCTTCGGGTTTGATGAGTTAAAGTTGGCTGCTTAAAAGAAATAATCCAAATTTTTTCTCAAATAATACCGTTTTACTGAGCGAACGGTCCAAAACTACGGCTGTTGTCAGGTCTAACTAGTTAGCTGTTCGATTCGCGCTTGTGAATAGGGGCCAGAATCTGGTGGTCGACATAGAACGTACCGAACGGAATAAACGAGGCCAGCAGGACTTTCCAGCTCGTTTCGGTAAACTTCCAGTGGTATTCAATGCCTACGCTAATGGTGTTGATAACGAAAAACACAAAGAACAGACCGTGAACCGGGCCGATGCTTTTGACCCAGCTCGGGTCGTTATAAGCGTACTTCAGGGGCATGCCGATACCGATTAGAACGAGCAGGGAGACGCCTTCGAGGAAAGCGATTAGCCGGAGTCGGCCGATTTTGGTGGTGAAGAAAGTTTGCATGGTTAAAACGGACGAAAATAAGGACGATTGGCCAGCGGTGAGAATGGCCAGGGAATTGCCGCAAAGATGACCAGCAGAGCTAGCGCAAACCAAATGGTCATGGTCCTGAATTTGGCCTGATCGGTCGGTTGCCGCTTGGCCGCCGACGAGCCGATCGTGATCAGCACGATGGCGACGGTCATCAGCAGGACATGCGTTAGGCCGAAAAACTGCACGGTGGCATTCTTGCTGGCTTCGGTATAGTGACTCCGGAAGTAACTCACCAACGGGCTATTGAAATACAACAGATACCCCAGTATCAATTGAACGTGGGCAATAGTGGCCGTGGTATGCCGCAGCAGATTATCGAATTTCGTAAACGGAACCGAACCGGAGAAACCCCGGACACCCCGGTAGATGCCGTACACCAGACTCAACAGCACCATCCACCGCCAGTAGGAGTGGAGCACTAACAGGATTGAATACATCAGAAAGGTAATACAAGATTGAGCGCCGTAAAATCAGGTACTATATGGGTAAGCGTACGCGTACGTGCTACGCTGCAAAGTTCTGTCCCAGTACCAAAACTCGTTAGGACAGGTAACGCCAGTTTTAGGACAAATCAATCATCTTTTGGAAAGTAGATGGCGTAATACCTTCCTGCTTTTTAAACAACCGTGTGAAATAGGCCTGATCCGTAAATCCAACGTCGGCGGCTACAAGGCTGATGGACGTAGTTCGCTGACTCAACAGGACTTTAGCCTCCAGTACAATGGCTTCGTCAATCCATTTCGTCGGCGATTTTCCCGTAATGGCCTTGACGGTCTTGTTTAAATGGTTCGGTGTAATGTGCAGCAGCGTCGCGTAATCGGTAACACGGTGGTGGGTCCGGACGTGCGTAAACAGTAACTCTTTGAAGCGGTTGGTCAGGCTTACCGCTGAGGTTTGTGTGCTGCCCGACATAGGCGTATACGCCCGGTTGATTTCGCAGAGGAGCGTAATCAGATACGGTTGAATAATGTCCAGGTTATTTAGTCCGTACTCGGCATAATCAAGCAGAATTCGGGAAAAGAGGTGCTCAACAAACTGGCCTGTCTGCGCATCCAGACTGATCCGGGGGTTGCCCCAGACGCGCAGAAACTCGAAGTCTTTCAAGCGCTCGCTGCTGAATTTGCCGATCAGAAAATCGTCGTGGAAACTACAGAGATAGCCTCTGTTGACATCCTTTTCGCAAAACGAAAACACCTGCCCGGCAGGCACAATTAACACCTGCCCCGGCTGAATGGTGTACGTGTCACTTCCAATCTTCATCGTGGCCGCCCCCGAGGTCAGGAACAGCATCGAATGGATGGTGGCCCGCGTTGCGGGTACCGGTCGGGTTACGTGTTTGTACATATCCTCCACCCGAACAATCAGAAACTTGTTGACATCGCCCTTGAGCCGGGCCACCAGTTCCGGCGAAGGCATGAACTTCG encodes:
- a CDS encoding HD domain-containing protein; protein product: MESTNLLRQIEFIKEVDKLKYILRKTKLLNSNRNENDAEHSWHLALMALVLVDHANFPVDLLKVIKMLLIHDIVEIDAGDTFIYDTQKNHTNTVEERKAAQRIFGLLPDEQAADLIAIWEEFEENQTNEAKFARAMDRLEPLLQNTSNNGGTWAEFDVKYEQVYSRKQVIQQGSDRIWQYADQLLNDSVEKGILKK
- a CDS encoding DUF998 domain-containing protein, translated to MPFFFILVSTLWLVVGMLYANSRKPGYSHWRDTISELGEIGTPLTRPVSYGLFLPVGLLLWLAAWLTEDKTTTGLATCVGAGYVIAALFPCDVGSPASGSGRQQLHNLGGGIEYLGGAYWLSQLSPGPTIAGYSLFSLAAGVVVTGAVLLSVPGIPIRGLTQRIVEALLFGSLLLLGLVNQQPLSGLSDYLFF
- a CDS encoding DUF3817 domain-containing protein, whose product is MQTFFTTKIGRLRLIAFLEGVSLLVLIGIGMPLKYAYNDPSWVKSIGPVHGLFFVFFVINTISVGIEYHWKFTETSWKVLLASFIPFGTFYVDHQILAPIHKRESNS
- a CDS encoding AraC family transcriptional regulator gives rise to the protein MKEDTDPINLYEPRVFTSKFMPSPELVARLKGDVNKFLIVRVEDMYKHVTRPVPATRATIHSMLFLTSGAATMKIGSDTYTIQPGQVLIVPAGQVFSFCEKDVNRGYLCSFHDDFLIGKFSSERLKDFEFLRVWGNPRISLDAQTGQFVEHLFSRILLDYAEYGLNNLDIIQPYLITLLCEINRAYTPMSGSTQTSAVSLTNRFKELLFTHVRTHHRVTDYATLLHITPNHLNKTVKAITGKSPTKWIDEAIVLEAKVLLSQRTTSISLVAADVGFTDQAYFTRLFKKQEGITPSTFQKMIDLS